The following coding sequences are from one Nicotiana tomentosiformis chromosome 3, ASM39032v3, whole genome shotgun sequence window:
- the LOC104118502 gene encoding probable inactive nicotinamidase At3g16190 isoform X3, translating into MASENGCKWNKTALLVIDMQVVREHDQLGRDVELFRRHLYGDGKPKPTSKGSVGAELVDGLVIEEDDYKLVKTRFSAFFNTNLHSYLQGIGITNLVIIGVQTPNCIRQTVFDAVALDYERVTVIIDATAAATPDIHIANIFDMKNVGVATPTLEEWCRSKEQYKC; encoded by the exons ATGGCCTCAGAAAATGGTTGTAAATGGAACAAAACTGCTCTTCTTGTCATAGACATGCAG GTTGTCCGTGAGCATGATCAATTAGGTAGAGATGTTGAATTGTTTCGTCGGCATTTATATGGTGAtggaaaaccaaaaccaacatcAAAGGGTAGTGTGGGGGCAGAGCTAGTTGATGGGCTTGTTATTGAGGAAGATGATTACAAATTGGTGAAAACACGGTTCAGTGCATTTTTTAACACGAACCTTCATTCGTATCTTCAGGGCATTGGCATTACCAACTTGGTCATTATTG GTGTTCAAACTCCAAACTGCATACGGCAGACTGTCTTTGATGCTGTAGCATTGGACTATGAACGTGTTACGGTCATTATAGATGCCACAGCTGCTGCTACTCCTGATATACATATCG CGAACATATTTGACATGAAAAATGTGGGGGTGGCAACTCCTACGTTAGAAGAATGGTGCCGGTCTAAGGAGCAATACAAGTGCTAG
- the LOC104118502 gene encoding probable inactive nicotinamidase At3g16190 isoform X1: MASENGCKWNKTALLVIDMQKDFVLPGAPMLVKGGEAIVPNVIKTVEVTRSRGIPIIWVVREHDQLGRDVELFRRHLYGDGKPKPTSKGSVGAELVDGLVIEEDDYKLVKTRFSAFFNTNLHSYLQGIGITNLVIIGVQTPNCIRQTVFDAVALDYERVTVIIDATAAATPDIHIANIFDMKNVGVATPTLEEWCRSKEQYKC, encoded by the exons ATGGCCTCAGAAAATGGTTGTAAATGGAACAAAACTGCTCTTCTTGTCATAGACATGCAG AAAGATTTTGTACTACCAGGTGCTCCTATGCTAGTTAAAGGAGGCGAAGCTATTGTTCCTAACGTTATCAAGACCGTTGAGGTTACAAGAAGCCGCGGCATCCCCATTATTTGG GTTGTCCGTGAGCATGATCAATTAGGTAGAGATGTTGAATTGTTTCGTCGGCATTTATATGGTGAtggaaaaccaaaaccaacatcAAAGGGTAGTGTGGGGGCAGAGCTAGTTGATGGGCTTGTTATTGAGGAAGATGATTACAAATTGGTGAAAACACGGTTCAGTGCATTTTTTAACACGAACCTTCATTCGTATCTTCAGGGCATTGGCATTACCAACTTGGTCATTATTG GTGTTCAAACTCCAAACTGCATACGGCAGACTGTCTTTGATGCTGTAGCATTGGACTATGAACGTGTTACGGTCATTATAGATGCCACAGCTGCTGCTACTCCTGATATACATATCG CGAACATATTTGACATGAAAAATGTGGGGGTGGCAACTCCTACGTTAGAAGAATGGTGCCGGTCTAAGGAGCAATACAAGTGCTAG
- the LOC104118502 gene encoding probable inactive nicotinamidase At3g16190 isoform X2, with the protein MEQNCSSCHRHAGAPMLVKGGEAIVPNVIKTVEVTRSRGIPIIWVVREHDQLGRDVELFRRHLYGDGKPKPTSKGSVGAELVDGLVIEEDDYKLVKTRFSAFFNTNLHSYLQGIGITNLVIIGVQTPNCIRQTVFDAVALDYERVTVIIDATAAATPDIHIANIFDMKNVGVATPTLEEWCRSKEQYKC; encoded by the exons ATGGAACAAAACTGCTCTTCTTGTCATAGACATGCAG GTGCTCCTATGCTAGTTAAAGGAGGCGAAGCTATTGTTCCTAACGTTATCAAGACCGTTGAGGTTACAAGAAGCCGCGGCATCCCCATTATTTGG GTTGTCCGTGAGCATGATCAATTAGGTAGAGATGTTGAATTGTTTCGTCGGCATTTATATGGTGAtggaaaaccaaaaccaacatcAAAGGGTAGTGTGGGGGCAGAGCTAGTTGATGGGCTTGTTATTGAGGAAGATGATTACAAATTGGTGAAAACACGGTTCAGTGCATTTTTTAACACGAACCTTCATTCGTATCTTCAGGGCATTGGCATTACCAACTTGGTCATTATTG GTGTTCAAACTCCAAACTGCATACGGCAGACTGTCTTTGATGCTGTAGCATTGGACTATGAACGTGTTACGGTCATTATAGATGCCACAGCTGCTGCTACTCCTGATATACATATCG CGAACATATTTGACATGAAAAATGTGGGGGTGGCAACTCCTACGTTAGAAGAATGGTGCCGGTCTAAGGAGCAATACAAGTGCTAG